One stretch of Sander lucioperca isolate FBNREF2018 chromosome 13, SLUC_FBN_1.2, whole genome shotgun sequence DNA includes these proteins:
- the exoc3l2a gene encoding tumor necrosis factor alpha-induced protein 2, which yields MPILKKLPGRSKSCHEFPRGTGELILPRLDLNDLNDLNDLKELNDLKDLNKNLNPFEDVDLYEEERNGGDMGLIMGEGRGNLQLRSSRDGEEEENEVNAERHGAGNPKGKPLRGTLERICGVSPLKTLGKLGKGLRISGRNVWGNNSPHYSPGNSNSLPPEREKRKGLRRGSEGIMTLLRFTGGRRKEERRESLPCGNLSTDSEAEASRRPSFLRMVSLGKLKRESMSDKASQEAEEETEEEEPVVKTREPLSVLEILQLVNNRDLLLADTHIQELERECELLSLIPTTATSTLTPTFSPSTPPGMIPLSSSSLDESNATLDSGLRKAKDVELLYEALQREMWDVVRESLRQPSAGPNLGLVVLVIQQEEHADATWALKEETKPEREGPQIQPSHRPRRLKMKWRQAVMEAADWSLPHQVDTQAGQLASYLERLRGRMVDDLDAARRNAVSIYPEEFAAFQVYVDSYHRAVAKRLRAITSGPLQITDVYSLLDWFYNIYNRDVLGTISTTAAINYATLEPILPQDTVDRLEQDCISIVREKVTIELIQVLDEEERRWAQTLHIEEYQSHLARSVIQRLKVDLDRSTSVNQFLGARVARCSLIGLADFLYNFQRKVEMFHETQAEFGDRGDGYVSRTIALVNCCPPLRTLVERCRQCDPQGSEESVQRANSSLDRLINQSVRVLTDRLFEHIRPFFDKLIKRKWLNNTEAFEAIEASIKHHFKKFRRMDPPPYQTLVGEVHRRVLVEYVRAIMRGRVICTSSKMRKRMAFRLQDEAKQLKGLFKDLESSSSWLDSIICHLADIILLEDTPSIQMEVAVLVKEFPDIRKKHVSTLLNIRGMMRQAERQEILNIVKDFECRNALMCRDHALFSDIPITSEVHCISLGLLRLAMTVSNWFSEHRPRRNRRASGRNEKPQPAESQNMEDINKLHRED from the exons ATGCCCATTCTGAAGAAGCTCCCGGGACGGTCCAAGAGCTGCCACGAGTTCCCCAGAGGGACCGGGGAACTGATCCTGCCCCGGCTGGACCTGAACGATCTCAACGATCTCAACGATCTGAAGGAGCTGAACGACCTGAAGGATCTGAACAAGAACTTAAACCCCTTCGAGGATGTGGACCTGTATGAAGAGGAGAGGAACGGAGGGGACATGGGCCTCATCATGGGGGAGGGCAGGGGCAACCTTCAGCTCAGGTCCTCCCGAGacggagaagaggaggaaaacgAGGTGAACGCAGAGAGGCACGGGGCAGGGAATCCTAAAGGCAAGCCCCTCAGGGGGACACTGGAGCGGATCTGTGGAGTGTCGCCCCTTAAAACCCTCGGGAAGCTGGGGAAGGGGCTGCGCATATCGGGACGCAATGTATGGGGGAACAACTCTCCTCACTACAGCCCAGGGAACTCAAACAGTCTCCCgccagagagggagaaaaggaaAGGACTACGCAGGGGCTCTGAAGGAATTATGACCCTGCTCCG CTTTACAGGAGGTCGTCGTAAAGAGGAGCGCAGAGAAAGCCTGCCCTGCGGAAACCTGAGCACGGACAGCGAGGCGGAGGCTTCCAGACGGCCCTCCTTCCTCAGGATGGTCAGTCTGGGCAAGCTGAAGAGGGAGTCCATGTCAGACAAGGCGTCccaggaggcagaggaggaaacagaggaggaggagccggTGGTCAAAACCAGAGAGCCCCTCTCAG TACTGGAGATCCTACAGTTGGTCAACAACAGGGACCTTCTCCTGGCCGACACACACATTCAGGAGCTGGAACGAGAGTGTGAGCTGCTGTCTCTCATTCCAACCACAGCTACTTCCACCCTTACTCCTACCTTTTCTCCCAGCACCCCTCCTGGCATGATCCCTTTATCATCCTCATCCTTAGACGAGTCCAATGCAACCCTGGACTCAGGCCTGCGGAAGGCTAAGGATGTGGAGCTCCTGTATGAGGCTCTGCAGAGGGAGATGTGGGACGTGGTGCGGGAGTCCCTCCGCCAGCCCAGCGCTGGTCCCAACCTGGGGCTGGTGGTGCTGGTCATCCAACAGGAGGAGCATGCTGATGCTACCTGGGCCCTGAAAGAGGAGACCAAGCCAGAGCGAGAGGGCCCCCAGATCCAGCCCAGCCATCGTCCCCGGCGACTTAAGATGAAGTGGAGGCAGGCTGTGATGGAGGCTGCAGACTGGAGCCTGCCACATCAGGTAGACACCCAGGCGGGCCAGTTGGCTTCATACCTGGAGCGCCTGAGGGGTCGAATGGTGGACGACCTAGATGCAGCCAGGAGGAATGCTGTATCCATTTACCCAGAGGAGTTTGCTGCCTTCCAGGTGTATGTAGACAGTTACCATCGAGCCGTGGCCAAACGTCTTCGGGCCATCACCAGCGGCCCGCTGCAGATCACAGACGTCTATTCTTTACTGGACTGGTTCTACAACATCTACAACAG GGATGTCCTAGGAACCATTAGCACAACGGCCGCCATTAACTATGCTACACTGGAGCCCATTCTGCCCCAAGACACAGTGGACAGGCTGGAACAGGACTGCATCAGTATCGTCAGG GAGAAGGTGACAATAGAGCTGATTCAGGTTCTGGATGAAGAGGAGAGGCGATGGGCCCAGACTCTGCACATAGAGGAGTACCAGTCCCACCTAGCACGCTCAGTCATCCAG AGGTTGAAGGTGGACTTGGACAGATCTACATCTGTGAACCAGTTTCTAGGTGCGAGAGTGGCTCGCTGTAGTCTTATTGGACTGGCTGACTTTCTCTACAA TTTCCAGAGGAAGGTGGAGATGTTTCATGAGACTCAGGCAGAATTTGGAGACCGAGGGGACGGATATGTTTCCAGGACCATAGCTCTGGTCAACTGCTGCCCTCCTCTCAG AACCTTAGTGGAGCGCTGCAGGCAGTGTGACCCACAGGGCAGCGAGGAGTCTGTGCAGAGAGCCAACTCCTCCCTGGACAGGCTCATCAACCAGTCAGTGAGGGTGCTGACTGACAGACTGTTTGAGCACATCAGG CCTTTCTTTGACAAACTGATAAAGAGAAAATGGCTGAACAACACAGAGGCCTTTGAGGCCATTGAAGCCAGCATTAAACACCACTTCAAGAAGTTCAGAAGGATGGACCCTCCGCCTTACCAG ACGCTGGTGGGAGAGGTGCACCGGCGGGTCCTGGTGGAGTATGTCCGAGCCATCATGCGGGGGCGGGTCATCTGCACATCCTCCAAGATGAGAAAGAGGATGGCTTTCCGCCTGCAAGATGAGGCCAAACAGCTGAAAGGACTTTTTAAGGATCTG GAATCCAGTTCCTCCTGGTTGGACAGCATCATCTGCCACCTGGCTGACATCATTCTCCTGGAGGACACTCCCTCCATCCAGATGGAGGTGGCTGTCCTGGTGAAAGAGTTTCCAGATATACG GAAGAAGCACGTCTCCACCCTGCTGAATATAAGAGGGATGATGCGGCAGGCCGAGCGCCAGGAGATCCTCAACATCGTCAAAGACTTTGAATGCAGAAATGCCCTCATGTGCAGGGACCACGCCCTATTTTCCGACATCCCCATCACCTCGGAGGTGCACTGCATCAGCCTGGGTCTCCTCCGCCTCGCCATGACCGTCTCCAACTGGTTCTCAGAGCACCGTCCCAGGCGAAACCGCAGGGCAAGTGGCAGGAATGAAAAACCTCAACCTGCAGAGAGCCAGAACATGGAAGACATAAATAAACTTCACAGAGAAGACTAG